In the genome of Amia ocellicauda isolate fAmiCal2 chromosome 3, fAmiCal2.hap1, whole genome shotgun sequence, one region contains:
- the acbd4 gene encoding acyl-CoA-binding domain-containing protein 4 isoform X1 codes for MPQRGPTQTLPAGVPAAPMPGSQEDCHRRFQAAVDVIQNLPKNGCYRPSYDVMLRLYSLYKQATCGPCSLSRPGFWDPVGRYKWDAWQRLGTMSSEAAMVAYVDEIKRVAREVIDSMPMTDKTASFFHYFEPLYLVIHDMPQPPEALLRLRKGPELDRILRVKLSEELQSLGNGELLAGQGPVGRTDLLERGCGEADCRVSLRAAESLSEGPVVSSDSESEVFCDSLEQLDHDKGLHSLWSPDKNHTPVTEATQMGMGRGGEGVDQGKGQPMRRRGSPRGVNQRRREDTGSRDQAASHPTERGLAGGRGEGGAGGQGGGKRGPERKQAGEVQEQIALALQRLREDMHGVLERLETLERLVATLDQESCRRSSGPHTTPARKGTGWCGLGVSGRTLLFLLLWPLLAQGLLVLVRRRHRRI; via the exons ATGCCCCAGCGCGGCCCGACTCAGACGCTCCCGGCCGGGGTGCCCGCTGCGCCGATGCCCGGGTCGCAGGAGGACTGTCACAGGCGCTTCCAGGCGGCGGTGGATGTCATTCAAAACCTGCCTAAAAACG GCTGCTACCGGCCCTCCTATGATGTGATGCTGCGGCTCTACAGCCTCTACAAGCAGGCCACCTGTGGCCCCTGCAGTCTGTCCCGCCCGGGATTCTGGGATCCTGTTGGTCGCTACAAGTG gGATGCCTGGCAACGGCTGGGGACCATGAGCTCTGAGGCAGCCATGGTGGCATACGTGGATGAGATCAAGAGGGTGGCGCGGGAG GTAATTGACTCAATGCCCATGACAGACAAGACGGCATCCTTTTTCCACTACTTTGAGCCTCTATACCTTGTCATCCACGACATGCCCCAACCGCCAGAGGCGCTGCTGAGGCTCAGGAAAG GGCCAGAGCTGGACCGCATTTTGAGAGTGAAGCTGAGCGAGGAGTTACAGAGTCTGGGGAATGGAGAGCTGCTGGCAGGGCAGGGCCCAGTGGGGAGGACTGACCTTCTGG AGCGAGGCTGTGGTGAGGCTGACTGCCGTGTATCTCTCCGTGCTGCAGAGTCCCTGTCCGAGGGCCCTGTGGTGTCCAGTGACTCGGAAAGCGAGGTCTTCTGTGATTCACTGGAGCAGCTGGACCATGACAAG GGCCTGCACTCGCTATGGAGTCCTGACAAAAACCACACCCCCGTCACGGAGGCAACTCAAATGGGCATGGGCCGAGGCGGAGAAGGGGTAGACCAAGGAAAGGGACAGCCAATGAGGAGGAGAGGTTCCCCAAGAGGAGTAAACCAGCGACGCAGAGAGGACACAG gCTCCAGGGACCAGGCTGCGTCTCACCCGACTGAAAGGGGTCTGGCGGGGGGCAGAGGTGAAGGAGGGGCAGGGGGCCAAGGCGGCGGTAAAAGAGGACCCGAGAGAAAGCAGGCGGGCGAGGTGCAGGAGCAGATCGCACTGGCGCTGCAGAGACTCAGAGAGGACATGCACGGTGTACTGGAAAGACTGGAGACACTGGAGAGACTGGTAGCCACACTG gatCAGGAGTCTTGCAGGAGAAGCTCTGGTCCACATACAACTCCAGCAAGAAAG GGAACCGGGTGGTGTGGGCTGGGCGTCTCCGGCCGCACtcttctcttcctcctgctctggCCTCTGCTGGCCCAGGGGCTGCTGGTCCTGGTGCGGCGCCGCCACAGGAGGATCTGA
- the LOC136747278 gene encoding mucosal pentraxin: MELQNTCSGLQKTAEDDIYTTLHQSTAAVKSMDSTLCYYRVAVLLLSILCGLLLGATTVLGALYVFQSDLISELQREKQDWISSTFPCSKDLTKKAFYFPEESNKTYVTVTPETLPSLTATTVCLRYNSKLTRAQSLFSFATLAKANALLLLKNKPGKYSVYVNSKHTNFSVEDTRPASGWTQVCATWESSSGTVMMWVNGKSSSNQMETGQVIPLMNHSIVLGQEQDSFGGGFDRQQSLVGQITEVHMWDYVLSGCEITALNAGLSVTTGNVLNWNVLQYQRHGRVLLKNVEDTCK; encoded by the exons ATGGAGCTACAGAACACATGCAGTGGACTGCAGAAAACTGCAGAAGATGATATATACACAACTTTACACCAATCCACAG CTGCTGTGAAGAGCATGGACAGCACCTTATGTTACTATCGAGTGGCTGTTTTGCTGCTCTCCATCCTGTGTGGTCTCCTACTGGGTGCCACTACAGTGCTAGGAGCTCTGT ATGTATTCCAGTCTGATTTGATTAGTGAATTGCAGAGGGAAAAACAGGACTGGATATCATCCACATTCCCCTGTTCTAAAG ATCTGACCAAGAAAGCTTTCTACTTCCCAGAGGAATCCAACAAGACCTATGTGACAGTAACTCCGGAGACACTGCCAAGTCTCACTGCAACGACCGTCTGCCTGAGATACAACTCTAAGCTGACTCGGGCACAGTCTCTCTTCTCTTTTGCAACTCTAGCTAAGGCCAATGCACTTCTCCTCTTGAAAAATAAACCTGGCAAATACTCGGTGTATGTAAACAGCAAACATACAAATTTCTCAGTAGAGGATACTAGACCAGCATCAGGATGGACTCAAGTGTGTGCCACCTGGGAGTCAAGTAGTGGAACTGTTATGATGTGGGTGAATGGGAAATCTAGTAGCAaccaaatggaaactgggcagGTGATTCCTCTAATGAATCACTCCATTGTCCTAGGTCAGGAACAGGACAGTTTTGGTGGGGGTTTTGACAGACAACAGTCTTTGGTGGGACAGATCACAGAGGTTCACATGTGGGATTACGTGCTTTCAGGCTGTGAGATAACTGCTCTGAATGCAGGGTTGTCTGTCACCACGGGCAATGTTTTAAACTGGAATGTGCTGCAGTACCAAAGGCATGGCAGAGTGCTTCTGAAAAACGTGGAAGACACCTGCAAATAG
- the acbd4 gene encoding acyl-CoA-binding domain-containing protein 4 isoform X2: MPQRGPTQTLPAGVPAAPMPGSQEDCHRRFQAAVDVIQNLPKNGCYRPSYDVMLRLYSLYKQATCGPCSLSRPGFWDPVGRYKWDAWQRLGTMSSEAAMVAYVDEIKRVAREVIDSMPMTDKTASFFHYFEPLYLVIHDMPQPPEALLRLRKGPELDRILRVKLSEELQSLGNGELLAGQGPVGRTDLLESLSEGPVVSSDSESEVFCDSLEQLDHDKGLHSLWSPDKNHTPVTEATQMGMGRGGEGVDQGKGQPMRRRGSPRGVNQRRREDTGSRDQAASHPTERGLAGGRGEGGAGGQGGGKRGPERKQAGEVQEQIALALQRLREDMHGVLERLETLERLVATLDQESCRRSSGPHTTPARKGTGWCGLGVSGRTLLFLLLWPLLAQGLLVLVRRRHRRI, from the exons ATGCCCCAGCGCGGCCCGACTCAGACGCTCCCGGCCGGGGTGCCCGCTGCGCCGATGCCCGGGTCGCAGGAGGACTGTCACAGGCGCTTCCAGGCGGCGGTGGATGTCATTCAAAACCTGCCTAAAAACG GCTGCTACCGGCCCTCCTATGATGTGATGCTGCGGCTCTACAGCCTCTACAAGCAGGCCACCTGTGGCCCCTGCAGTCTGTCCCGCCCGGGATTCTGGGATCCTGTTGGTCGCTACAAGTG gGATGCCTGGCAACGGCTGGGGACCATGAGCTCTGAGGCAGCCATGGTGGCATACGTGGATGAGATCAAGAGGGTGGCGCGGGAG GTAATTGACTCAATGCCCATGACAGACAAGACGGCATCCTTTTTCCACTACTTTGAGCCTCTATACCTTGTCATCCACGACATGCCCCAACCGCCAGAGGCGCTGCTGAGGCTCAGGAAAG GGCCAGAGCTGGACCGCATTTTGAGAGTGAAGCTGAGCGAGGAGTTACAGAGTCTGGGGAATGGAGAGCTGCTGGCAGGGCAGGGCCCAGTGGGGAGGACTGACCTTCTGG AGTCCCTGTCCGAGGGCCCTGTGGTGTCCAGTGACTCGGAAAGCGAGGTCTTCTGTGATTCACTGGAGCAGCTGGACCATGACAAG GGCCTGCACTCGCTATGGAGTCCTGACAAAAACCACACCCCCGTCACGGAGGCAACTCAAATGGGCATGGGCCGAGGCGGAGAAGGGGTAGACCAAGGAAAGGGACAGCCAATGAGGAGGAGAGGTTCCCCAAGAGGAGTAAACCAGCGACGCAGAGAGGACACAG gCTCCAGGGACCAGGCTGCGTCTCACCCGACTGAAAGGGGTCTGGCGGGGGGCAGAGGTGAAGGAGGGGCAGGGGGCCAAGGCGGCGGTAAAAGAGGACCCGAGAGAAAGCAGGCGGGCGAGGTGCAGGAGCAGATCGCACTGGCGCTGCAGAGACTCAGAGAGGACATGCACGGTGTACTGGAAAGACTGGAGACACTGGAGAGACTGGTAGCCACACTG gatCAGGAGTCTTGCAGGAGAAGCTCTGGTCCACATACAACTCCAGCAAGAAAG GGAACCGGGTGGTGTGGGCTGGGCGTCTCCGGCCGCACtcttctcttcctcctgctctggCCTCTGCTGGCCCAGGGGCTGCTGGTCCTGGTGCGGCGCCGCCACAGGAGGATCTGA
- the hexim1 gene encoding protein HEXIM1, whose protein sequence is MSESVDRDNHHLKTSDPLAGGSATVLEHPVANENGGPEDDARGPHRAGPADDCNSRGTKGSQWPKPESQEVCLARVVGNAHPKCPAAAQTRQEPSREAAAVDALPAHGNSGDGPGEETLSQVQGESGPHSIQRLSHGCPGGGLHTIPEARKGKKKHRRRPSKKKRPWKPYFKLSWEEKKALDERETARASRVRAEMFAKGLPVAPYNTTQFLMEEHDLEEPDLNTELGGRRPCGASRSEDTASEEEFVDAAEEEEDCSGGGSGGGSDGMGRPGDAGGEFLQRDFSETYEKYHVESLQNMTKQELVREYLELEKCMSRLEDENNRLRLRDGKSPDGTVDTPQPQPDPRLQELEKELERLRAQNSELRLQNELWRKERGHTVSTGE, encoded by the coding sequence ATGTCCGAGTCTGTAGATCGGGACAACCATCATCTGAAAACTTCAGATCCCCTTGCAGGTGGGAGCGCTACAGTTTTGGAGCATCCTGTAGCCAATGAGAACGGAGGGCCGGAGGATGACGCTAGGGGGCCCCACAGAGCTGGACCAGCAGACGACTGCAACAGCAGGGGCACTAAGGGGAGTCAATGGCCGAAGCCAGAGAGCCAGGAGGTGTGTCTTGCTAGGGTCGTTGGAAATGCTCACCCTAAATGCCCAGCAGCCGCCCAGACGCGACAGGAACCCAGCAGGGAGGCGGCAGCGGTAGATGCTCTACCTGCCCACGGCAACAGCGGCGACGGCCCTGGGGAGGAAACTCTCAGCCAGGTACAGGGCGAGAGCGGCCCGCATAGCATCCAGCGCTTGAGCCATGGGTGTCCCGGCGGCGGCTTGCACACTATACCCGAGGCGCGAAAGGGCAAGAAGAAACACCGGCGGCGGCCCTCCAAGAAGAAGCGCCCCTGGAAGCCCTATTTCAAGCTCTCCTGGGAGGAGAAGAAGGCGCTGGACGAGCGGGAGACTGCCCGGGCCTCCCGGGTGAGAGCCGAGATGTTCGCCAAAGGACTGCCGGTCGCACCTTACAACACCACGCAGTTCCTGATGGAGGAGCACGACCTGGAGGAGCCCGATCTCAACACGGAGCTCGGCGGGCGCAGACCTTGCGGGGCTAGCCGCTCCGAGGACACTGCCAGCGAGGAGGAGTTCGTGGATGCtgccgaggaggaggaggactgcAGCGGCGGCGGGAGTGGAGGCGGCAGCGACGGCATGGGGAGACCCGGGGACGCGGGCGGGGAGTTCCTGCAGAGGGACTTCTCGGAGACATACGAGAAGTACCACGTCGAGTCGCTCCAGAACATGACCAAGCAGGAGCTGGTGCGGGAGTATCTGGAGCTGGAGAAGTGCATGTCGCGCCTGGAGGACGAGAATAACCGGCTGAGGCTCCGAGACGGCAAGAGCCCGGACGGCACCGTGGACACGCCGCAGCCGCAGCCGGATCCCAGGCTACAGGAGCTGGAGAAAGAACTGGAGAGACTCCGAGCTCAGAACAGCGAGCTGCGTCTGCAAAACGAGCTGTGGAGGAAGGAGCGGGGACACACTGTTTCCACGGGGGaataa